The following proteins are encoded in a genomic region of Pseudomonas saponiphila:
- a CDS encoding carboxypeptidase-like regulatory domain-containing protein — protein sequence MKPRLFMVTGLALLACTLMACAPRQGRTLDEYPPVKIPTVQYPEVPFDTQAARAALQPGTATLTGKFCIVGNDGIEDSRDVKIYLYPVTPHLQAWHKLRASKPEGAPVSMAPEAVAVHRVTRTDGNGIFQFTGLQPGRYFVQGQDMVYGTSRWNEYVGTGQSNTNYGPVTTHYYTERSSISSYSGMLDDFVELASGENKKLTMTNYPLLIPCRTW from the coding sequence ATGAAACCCCGTCTCTTCATGGTGACAGGCCTGGCCCTGCTCGCCTGTACCCTGATGGCCTGTGCGCCGCGCCAAGGGCGAACCCTGGACGAATACCCTCCGGTCAAGATCCCAACCGTGCAGTACCCCGAGGTCCCCTTCGACACCCAGGCCGCCCGCGCCGCCCTGCAACCGGGCACCGCCACGCTCACCGGCAAGTTCTGCATCGTCGGCAACGACGGCATCGAGGACAGCCGCGACGTCAAGATCTATCTCTACCCGGTCACCCCGCACCTACAGGCCTGGCATAAGTTGCGTGCGTCCAAGCCCGAAGGCGCGCCGGTGAGCATGGCCCCCGAGGCCGTGGCCGTGCACCGGGTGACCCGCACCGACGGCAACGGCATCTTCCAGTTCACCGGCCTGCAACCGGGTCGCTACTTCGTCCAGGGCCAGGACATGGTCTACGGCACCAGCCGCTGGAACGAGTACGTGGGCACAGGCCAGAGCAACACCAACTACGGGCCGGTGACCACTCACTACTACACCGAGCGCAGTTCGATCTCTTCGTACTCAGGGATGCTGGATGACTTCGTCGAACTCGCCAGCGGCGAGAACAAGAAGCTGACCATGACCAACTACCCCCTGCTTATCCCGTGCCGGACCTGGTAA
- a CDS encoding LuxR C-terminal-related transcriptional regulator gives MTCRIIVADDHPLFREGMLRTLQRLLPEALLEEAGDLAAVLALTQTGEEPDSLILDLRFPGLTSVSLIADLRRQLPRTSIIVVSMIDNQDLIGEVMAAGADGFIGKSISPEEIGQAIQAIREGEVVVKYAPSGLLLPLDAGAEVSQLTTRQQEVLRLIAQGKTNKEIARELQISPFTVRIHVSSLLHALKVPSRAAAAVKYAGTW, from the coding sequence ATGACGTGCCGGATTATCGTCGCCGACGACCACCCGCTGTTCCGCGAAGGCATGCTGCGCACCCTCCAGCGCCTGCTGCCCGAGGCCCTGCTGGAAGAGGCCGGCGACCTGGCCGCGGTGCTGGCCCTGACCCAGACCGGCGAAGAACCGGACTCGCTGATTCTCGACCTGCGCTTTCCCGGCCTGACCTCGGTGAGCCTGATTGCCGACCTGCGCCGCCAACTACCCCGGACCTCGATCATCGTGGTGTCGATGATCGACAATCAGGACCTGATCGGCGAAGTGATGGCCGCCGGGGCCGACGGCTTTATCGGCAAGAGCATCAGCCCGGAGGAGATCGGCCAGGCGATCCAGGCCATCCGTGAAGGCGAAGTGGTGGTCAAGTACGCGCCTTCCGGCCTGCTGCTGCCTCTGGATGCCGGCGCCGAAGTGAGCCAGTTGACCACCCGGCAACAGGAAGTCCTGCGGCTGATCGCCCAGGGCAAGACCAACAAGGAAATCGCCCGGGAACTGCAGATCTCGCCATTTACCGTGCGTATCCATGTGTCTTCCCTGCTGCACGCCTTGAAGGTGCCGTCCCGGGCGGCGGCCGCGGTGAAATACGCCGGGACCTGGTAG
- a CDS encoding putative bifunctional diguanylate cyclase/phosphodiesterase yields the protein MRWRRTFQARIVGVLALLLLVLIGAVYFAVKTATTQAVEKQAQQQLKIGTRVFERLLDLRGRTLQYGVDWLVVDSEFRRAVLSGKPVDILAALAQHRGGIRSSEMFVLSPEGRVIASTLPAVARDRPFPYDQALRRAWRHDTHMLFVAIQGRPYLLVQGQVQASSPLARVVMGFPMDELFARELRSMSNLEVSFLSVDAQRPGELFSTQPEFFWSPIINALSDPLWQSLPPLSEAHGQRFLNQALQLANTGDSSDPRVMVLLQSPLEQALQAFAPLDREFLWIALVALVMSLVCALLMARRVSRPLEDLAEAARRIGAGNYLAAVAIKRSDEFGVLADAFNAMQSAIATRERQLAHNALHDPLTGLPNRTLAIERLGQAIAARRKVVLLYLGIDNYRAIHEGFGSEGLEQMMGELSRRLREVLAQGDTAARITASEFLLLLENTELDGAIAVADRLHELLSRPQRIHGDEVRRQICMGMALYPADGQSAEELISRAAIARHDASLNPGYLQVYQQDRDLAHQRQISLIRDLRRAAAEGELFLLYQPKLDRHRDDWHQAEALLRWQHPVFGVVSPAEFIPLAERTGSMHSLTSWVIEACIGQLAEWNRRALPVRLSLNISASDLEDDGLEVRVSECLERYQVAAEQLVFEITESAIMRDPEQALAVLQRLRGCGISLSVDDFGTGYSSLAQLQRLPVQELKIDQSFIRNLNETSGDAVIVRSTIEMSHKLGLKVVAEGVEFEHCLRLLESWGCDTLQGYLISRPLATEAFERWMSRARVSS from the coding sequence ATGAGGTGGCGCCGAACCTTTCAGGCAAGGATTGTCGGGGTGCTGGCGCTGTTACTGTTGGTGCTGATCGGTGCGGTGTATTTCGCAGTCAAGACCGCGACCACCCAAGCGGTGGAAAAGCAGGCGCAGCAGCAATTGAAAATCGGCACCCGAGTCTTCGAGCGCTTGTTGGACTTGCGGGGGCGCACTCTGCAATACGGGGTTGACTGGTTGGTGGTGGACTCGGAGTTCCGCCGGGCCGTGCTCAGTGGCAAACCGGTGGATATTCTCGCGGCCTTGGCCCAGCACCGTGGCGGCATTCGTTCCAGCGAGATGTTCGTGCTCAGTCCCGAAGGCCGGGTCATCGCCAGTACCTTGCCGGCGGTGGCCCGGGACCGACCCTTCCCCTATGACCAGGCCCTGCGCCGAGCCTGGCGCCACGACACCCACATGCTGTTCGTCGCGATCCAAGGCCGTCCCTACCTGCTGGTTCAAGGGCAGGTGCAGGCTTCGTCGCCCCTGGCCCGGGTGGTCATGGGGTTTCCCATGGACGAGCTGTTTGCCCGGGAGCTGCGCTCCATGAGCAACCTGGAAGTGTCGTTCCTGAGCGTTGACGCCCAGCGCCCCGGCGAGCTGTTCAGCACCCAGCCCGAATTTTTCTGGTCACCCATCATCAACGCCCTGAGCGATCCGCTGTGGCAGTCCCTGCCGCCGTTGAGCGAAGCCCATGGCCAGCGCTTTCTCAACCAGGCCCTGCAACTGGCCAATACCGGGGACTCCAGCGATCCGCGGGTCATGGTCTTGCTGCAAAGCCCCCTGGAGCAGGCACTGCAGGCCTTCGCGCCACTGGACCGGGAATTTCTGTGGATCGCCCTGGTGGCCCTGGTGATGTCCCTGGTCTGCGCACTGTTGATGGCCCGGCGGGTTTCGCGGCCGCTGGAGGACCTGGCCGAAGCCGCCCGGCGCATCGGCGCCGGCAACTATCTGGCCGCGGTCGCCATCAAGCGCAGCGATGAATTCGGGGTCCTGGCCGATGCCTTCAACGCCATGCAGAGCGCCATTGCCACCCGTGAGCGGCAACTGGCCCACAATGCCCTGCACGATCCCCTGACCGGTCTGCCCAATCGGACCCTGGCCATCGAACGCCTGGGCCAGGCCATCGCCGCCCGGCGCAAGGTGGTGCTGTTGTACCTGGGCATCGACAATTACCGGGCGATCCATGAGGGCTTCGGCAGTGAAGGGCTGGAGCAGATGATGGGCGAGCTCAGCCGGCGGCTGCGGGAAGTCCTGGCCCAGGGCGATACGGCCGCGCGGATCACCGCCAGCGAATTTCTCCTGCTGCTGGAAAACACCGAGCTCGATGGCGCCATTGCCGTGGCCGATCGCCTCCATGAACTGTTGAGCCGGCCGCAACGGATCCATGGCGACGAGGTGCGGCGCCAGATCTGCATGGGCATGGCGCTGTACCCCGCCGATGGCCAGTCCGCCGAGGAGTTGATCAGCCGCGCGGCCATCGCCCGCCACGACGCCTCGCTCAACCCCGGCTACCTGCAGGTCTACCAGCAGGACCGCGACCTGGCCCATCAGCGGCAGATCAGCCTGATCCGCGATTTGCGCCGTGCCGCGGCCGAAGGCGAGCTGTTTTTGCTGTATCAGCCCAAGCTCGATCGGCACCGGGATGATTGGCACCAGGCCGAAGCCCTGCTGCGTTGGCAGCATCCGGTGTTCGGCGTGGTATCGCCGGCAGAGTTCATTCCCCTGGCCGAGCGTACCGGCAGCATGCACAGCCTGACGTCCTGGGTCATCGAGGCCTGCATCGGCCAACTGGCCGAGTGGAATCGCCGGGCCTTGCCGGTGCGCCTGTCGTTGAACATCTCTGCCAGTGACCTGGAGGACGATGGCCTGGAAGTCCGGGTCAGCGAATGCCTGGAGCGCTACCAGGTGGCGGCCGAGCAACTGGTCTTTGAAATCACCGAGAGCGCCATCATGCGCGACCCGGAGCAGGCCCTGGCCGTGCTGCAGCGTTTGCGCGGCTGTGGCATCAGCCTGTCGGTGGACGATTTCGGCACCGGCTATTCATCCCTGGCCCAGTTGCAGCGTCTGCCGGTGCAGGAGTTGAAGATCGACCAGTCCTTTATCCGCAACCTGAACGAAACCAGCGGTGATGCGGTGATCGTGCGTTCCACCATAGAAATGAGCCACAAGCTGGGGCTCAAGGTGGTGGCCGAAGGGGTGGAGTTCGAGCACTGCCTGAGGCTGCTGGAAAGCTGGGGCTGCGACACGCTGCAGGGTTACCTGATCAGTCGGCCCCTGGCCACCGAGGCCTTCGAGCGCTGGATGTCGAGGGCGCGGGTGTCCAGCTGA
- a CDS encoding ATP-binding response regulator codes for MNVEKDSELDQATLRIIVAGCALVWFSLIGFLPGQQVEPYVPVMIYIALFMLGSIILRMAIARWPGHYPARRILGMVYDYTGTCYGLVVGGEGALPIYAVMVWVNLGNGMRFGSRYLAIATVLAQVALFMVYLLTPYWQAQPYMVLMLMITSTVIPVYAHILLKRTRLASEQAIAANLEKSRFLAQASHDLRQPIHSIGLFTACLREANLGADERRLVDNIDRSLLNVSQLFRSILDLYTLDNGRVQPKYETVHLGELLRDLVRQNTEAARWAGVELRLRPCAHWVRVDPGLLATMVQNVLSNCFKYAAERPVLIGVRRRGAGLAIVIYDQGRGIAEEHLPKIFDEFYRVRQLRDKDVEGVGLGLSIVKRLGQLTDLQVTLRSRVDRGTTVSLHGLSLAAPQRLHGRDEALQSGLLTGLRVCLVEDDRNVLLATSALLERWGCVVQAESSGEDLLTDCDIIVADYDLGTRASGIECIDSIRRQRGWEVPALIITGHDIEKIHAALHDRNIAILSKPVRPVELRGTLRALRETPLASARSASAPAAVTRSGTG; via the coding sequence ATGAACGTTGAGAAGGACAGCGAACTTGACCAGGCCACCCTGCGGATCATCGTCGCCGGTTGCGCCCTGGTCTGGTTTAGCCTGATCGGTTTTCTGCCGGGGCAGCAGGTCGAGCCCTATGTGCCGGTGATGATCTACATTGCCCTGTTCATGCTGGGTTCGATCATCCTGCGCATGGCCATTGCCCGCTGGCCCGGGCACTACCCGGCGCGGCGCATCCTGGGCATGGTCTACGACTACACCGGCACCTGTTACGGCCTGGTGGTAGGCGGCGAGGGGGCGCTGCCGATCTATGCGGTGATGGTCTGGGTCAACCTGGGCAATGGCATGCGCTTCGGCTCGCGCTACCTGGCGATCGCCACCGTGCTGGCGCAGGTCGCGCTGTTCATGGTCTACCTGCTGACCCCTTACTGGCAGGCCCAGCCCTACATGGTGCTGATGCTGATGATCACCAGCACGGTGATTCCGGTGTACGCCCATATCCTGCTCAAGCGCACCCGCCTGGCCTCCGAACAGGCGATTGCCGCCAACCTGGAAAAATCCCGCTTCCTGGCCCAGGCCAGCCATGACCTGCGCCAGCCGATCCACTCCATCGGGCTGTTCACTGCCTGCCTGCGCGAAGCCAACCTGGGGGCGGATGAGCGGCGGCTGGTGGACAACATCGACCGTTCGCTGCTCAACGTTTCGCAGCTGTTCCGTTCGATCCTCGATCTTTACACCCTGGACAACGGGCGGGTGCAGCCCAAGTACGAAACCGTGCACCTGGGCGAGCTGCTGCGTGATCTGGTGCGCCAGAACACCGAGGCCGCGCGCTGGGCCGGTGTCGAGCTGCGGTTGCGGCCTTGCGCCCATTGGGTGCGGGTCGACCCGGGGTTGCTGGCGACCATGGTGCAGAACGTGCTGTCCAACTGCTTCAAGTACGCCGCCGAGCGGCCCGTGCTGATTGGCGTGCGCCGGCGCGGCGCGGGCCTGGCCATTGTCATTTATGACCAGGGCCGGGGGATTGCCGAGGAGCATCTGCCGAAGATCTTCGATGAGTTCTACCGGGTCCGCCAATTGCGCGACAAGGACGTCGAAGGCGTCGGCCTGGGCCTGTCCATCGTCAAGCGCCTGGGGCAGTTGACCGACCTGCAGGTGACGCTCCGCTCGCGGGTCGATCGCGGCACCACGGTCAGCCTGCATGGCCTGTCACTGGCCGCGCCACAGCGTTTGCACGGCCGTGACGAGGCACTGCAGAGCGGCTTGCTGACCGGGTTGCGGGTCTGTCTGGTGGAAGATGACCGCAACGTCCTGCTGGCCACCTCGGCGCTGCTGGAACGCTGGGGCTGCGTGGTCCAGGCCGAGTCGAGCGGCGAAGACCTGCTGACCGACTGCGACATCATCGTCGCCGACTATGACCTGGGCACCCGGGCCTCGGGCATCGAATGCATCGACAGCATCCGCCGCCAGCGCGGCTGGGAGGTGCCGGCACTGATCATCACCGGGCACGACATCGAGAAAATCCACGCCGCCCTGCACGATCGCAACATCGCCATCCTCTCCAAGCCGGTGCGCCCGGTGGAACTGCGGGGCACTTTGCGGGCCCTGCGCGAAACACCGCTGGCGTCGGCCCGCAGCGCCTCGGCGCCAGCGGCGGTTACCAGGTCCGGCACGGGATAA